GCTCGTGGGAAACGCGCGACGCTGAGCCGACCTTCCGAAGCATAAATAGAGGCCCTGTGTCCATCTTCAGGTTGGAATCTCTCTCCCTCCATCCCCATCGCAAGCTTCAGGAACAATCAAGATTACAGTACTTCTCAAACAATCTTTCAAGATGCAATTCACCACCTTCGTCGCCCTTTTCGCCTCTCTGGCCGTTGCCGCGCCTGCTTCTGAGGTCGTCGAGCGTGATGGCATCAACGGGCCTTGCTCTGCTGGTGTCACCAACAACATCCCCCAGTGCTGCGGTGCTGGTGTCCTCGACCTTCTCTACCTGGACTGCGAGACTCGTAAGTCTTTGACGTGTTTTGCTCAATGGACAGTCGTTTCATACTAACTGCAATATAGCTCGAACGGTTTCCTCTGCCCTCAACCCATTGAAAAACATCTGCGCCACGGTCGGTCTCCAGGCCAAGTGCTGCACCCTTGGCATTGTAAGTTGACTTCCCCAAGTGATACGGTAGAGCGATGCTAACTTCGTTACCAGGCTGGTCTCGGTGTTTTGTGCCAGGATGCTCTTCCCCTGTAAATTACTCTCGCTGGTCCACCGCCTTCATCAGGCCGCTCCTGTGACTGGACTGTAACTCGAGGAAGCTTGCGTACAATGACATTGGCGATGGATTATTAGGAGGGCAGTTTGTTTTTAATGGACAAGGAGATGGACTGGACCCGGATGTACCCTTAAAAACTGGTTGGTAGTGAGTGTTTAGTTAATATATGCTTATCCAGCCAACACACCCTTGCCTCTCATGTA
This portion of the Trichoderma atroviride chromosome 6, complete sequence genome encodes:
- a CDS encoding uncharacterized protein (EggNog:ENOG41~SECRETED:SignalP(1-19)), encoding MQFTTFVALFASLAVAAPASEVVERDGINGPCSAGVTNNIPQCCGAGVLDLLYLDCETPRTVSSALNPLKNICATVGLQAKCCTLGIAGLGVLCQDALPL